The following are from one region of the Bactrocera oleae isolate idBacOlea1 chromosome 6, idBacOlea1, whole genome shotgun sequence genome:
- the Ras64B gene encoding ras-like protein 2 produces the protein MSRNNTTQGSGSSVQTYKLVIVGGGGVGKSALTIQFIQSYFVTDYDPTIEDSYTKQCVIDDIPAKLDILDTAGQEEFSAMREQYMRSGEGFLLVFALNDHSSFDEIPKFQKQILRVKDRDEFPMLMVGNKCDLEQHRQVSLEEAQNVSRSLMIPYIECSAKARVNVDQAFHELVRIVRKFQLAERPFLEESYNRKSKRKCCVL, from the exons atgtcgCGAAATAATACGACCCAAGGCAGTGGATCATCTGTGCAAACCTACAAATTAGTAATTGTTGGAGGTGGCGGTGTGGGAAAATCGGCATTAACAATACAGTTTATTCAG AGCTACTTTGTAACTGACTATGATCCTACTATTGAAGACTCTTATACCAAACAGTGTGTCATCGATGACATCCCAGCCAAGTTAGATA TTTTGGATACTGCCGGTCAAGAGGAATTCAGTGCTATGCGTGAGCAATATATGCGCTCTGGTGAGGGTTTCCTGCTTGTGTTCGCTCTAAACGATCATTCCAGCTTTGATGAGATACCGAAATTCCAGAAACAAATCCTACGCGTCAAGGATCGTGATGAATTTCCCATGTTGATGGTTGGCAACAAATGCGATTTGGAACAACATCGACAAGTGTCATTGGAAGAGGCGCAAAATGTAAGCAGAAGTCTCATGATACCGTATATTGAGTGCAGCGCAAAGGCGCGTGTCAATGTGGATCAAGCATTTCACGAGCTTGTACGTATCGTGAGGAAATTCCAATTAGCCGAACGTCCGTTCTTAGAGGAGAGTTATAATAGGAAAAGCAAACGAAAATGTTGCGTATTGTAA